A stretch of Camelina sativa cultivar DH55 chromosome 18, Cs, whole genome shotgun sequence DNA encodes these proteins:
- the LOC104760603 gene encoding actin-related protein 9-like isoform X2: MATRKSKSQLSLQDYLKSVVPTQILSERGSNLVVINPGSAYVRIGLAMDGKPFNVPNCIARYHTGKPNVVDQMLNTQVTTNQHVDRERAYNTAASLLKIPYLDESSSGSASRKMGRIDGYNKPSTTKKDTVFTWTDVYEDEQISPVASETSADKGAASATKAAPDVTDTKDASESKRKYKKTIFGEEAMKIWPNEPYCIRHPIRRGHFNVSPHYSAQQVCEDLTAILDWVLLEKLHISNSERFSFHAVLVVPETFDSREIKEMLTIVLGGLRFNSAVVHQEGLSAVFGNGLSTACIVNIGAQTSTVVCIEDGVSLPNTEKILPFGGEDICRCLLWIQRHYQKWPQIRTDVLAKPIDMLMLNQLKESYCDIREGEVEAAATVHSYEDGMPAMPHKTTLTSLNVPPMGLFYPNLLVPEVFPQPPREWFQDYENMLEDTWNMDFGGGGNMGLPMWDSFAVSPSKPKKEEKIGLAEAITSSILSAGRIDLRRKLFSSIQLIGGVGSTKGLVPAVEERVLRTIPPTEAINTVVVLPSRTDPAFVTWKGGAILGILDFGREAWIERQEWMENGIHKGSTKKYKDSFYIEGQAMYFINP; the protein is encoded by the exons ATGGCAACccgaaaatcaaaatctcaactCTCGTTGCAGGATTACTTGAAATCTGTTGTCCCGACTCAGATTTTATCCGAACGAGGATCAAATCTCGTTGTCATCAACCCAG GCTCTGCGTATGTAAGAATTGGATTAGCTATGGATGGGAAGCCTTTCAATGTCCCTAATTGTATTGCTAGATACCACACAGGGAAACCAAATGTTGTTGATCag ATGCTTAACACTCAGGTTACTACGAATCAACATGTTGACCGTGAGAGAGCTTACAATACT GCGGCATCGCTGTTGAAGATACCGTATCTGGATGAAAGTTCTTCTGGCTCTGCATCACGCAAG ATGGGAAGGATCGATGGGTACAATAAACCGAGCACTACAAAGAAAGATACAGTCTTTACTTGGACTGATGTGTATGAGGACGAGCAGATTTCTCCTGTCGCATCAG AAACTTCTGCTGATAAAGGTGCGGCCAGCGCAACTAAAGCTGCTCCTGATGTTACTGATACTAAAGATGCTAGTGAGAGTAAGCGTAAGTACAAGAAGACGATTTTTGGTGAAGAAGCTATGAAAATATGGCCAAACGAGCCATATTGCATACGCCATCCTATTCGGAGAGGTCACTTCAATGTTTCGCCACATTATTCAGCACAACAG gTTTGCGAGGACTTAACCGCTATCTTGGACTGGGTTCTATTAGAAAAACTACATATTTCTAACAGTGAGAGATTCTCTTTTCATGCTGTTCTTGTTGTCCCGGAAACATTTGACAGCCGCG AAATTAAGGAAATGTTAACTATTGTGTTGGGAGGGCTACGCTTTAACTCAGCAGTTGTCCACCAAGAAGGTCTATCCGCTGTTTTTGGGAATGGTTTGTCAACAGCTTGTATTGTGAATATTGGAGCCCAGACTAGTACAGTTGTTTGTATCGAG GATGGAGTCTCATTGCCAAATACTGAAAAGATTTTACCTTTTGGAGGAGAG gATATATGTAGATGCCTTCTATGGATTCAGCGGCATTACCAAAAGTGGCCACAAATACGAACAGATGTTTTGGCAAAGCCAATCGATATGCTGATGCTTAATCAACTTAAGGAGTCATATTGTGATATTAGA GAAGGAGAAGTGGAAGCTGCTGCAACAGTTCATTCTTATGAGGACGGCATGCCAGCTATGCCTCACAAAACAACTCTCACCTCACttaat GTTCCGCCAATGGGTCTGTTTTATCCTAACCTTTTGGTCCCTGAAGTGTTTCCTCAGCCACCACGTGAATG GTTCCAAGACTACGAGAATATGTTGGAGGACACGTGGAACATGGACTTTGGAGGTGGTGGTAATATGGGATTACCAATGTGGGATAGTTTTGCAGTTTCCCCTTcgaaaccaaagaaagaagagaagattggTCTCGCTGAAGCCATTACAAGCAGCATCCTCTCTGCTG GACGCATAGACCTTAGGCGAAAGCTTTTCTCCAGCATTCAATTG ATTGGTGGTGTTGGTTCGACTAAAGGTCTTGTACCAGCTGTGGAAGAAAG AGTTCTTCGCACAATACCTCCAACTGAAGCTATCAACACTGTGGTGGTTCTGCCGTCAAGAACGGACCCAGCTTTCGTAACTTGGAAAGGCGGAGCG ATATTGGGAATTCTGGACTTTGGAAGAGAAGCTTGGATTGAGAGACAGGAATGGATGGAAAATGGGATTCATAAAGGCAGTACAAAGAAGTACAAAGACTCTTTTTACATTGAAGGTCAAGCAATGTACTTCATCAACCCCTAG
- the LOC104760604 gene encoding uncharacterized protein LOC104760604, translating into MGFFSFLGRVLFASLFILSAWQMFNDFGVDGGPAAKELAPKLNLAKAHLSSRLGVTLPKIEVRQVVVTIIALKGAGGLLFVIGNIVGAYLLAFYLVVVSPILYDFYNYGPQERHFSLLLTEFLQSVALFGALLFFIGMKNSTPKRMLKKRTPKPKAA; encoded by the exons ATgggtttcttctctttccttgGAAGAGTTCTCTTCGCTTCTCTTTTCATCCTCTCCGCTTGGCAAAT GTTCAACGACTTTGGAGTTGATGGTGGTCCTGCAGCGAAAGAATTGGCTCCAAAGCTTAATTTGGCTAAGGCACATCTATCTTCTAGATTAGGGGTTACTTTGCCCAAGATAGAG gtgaGACAAGTCGTTGTTACTATTATTGCCCTGAAAGGAGCCGGAGGCTTACTCTTTGTTATTGGAAACATCGTTGGTGCTTATCTTCTG GCTTTCTACTTGGTGGTTGTCAGTCCCATCCTGTATGATTTCTACAACTATGGACCTCAGGAACGTCATTTCTCTCTTCTGTTGACTGAGTTCTTGCAG AGCGTTGCACTCTTTGGAGCATTGCTCTTCTTTATTGGAATGAAGAACTCGACACCGAAGAGGATGTTGAAGAAGAGGACACCTAAGCCAAAAGCTGCTTAG
- the LOC104760602 gene encoding uncharacterized protein LOC104760602, protein MASRKPKAKPANRQSVRHPSHNHPLRVFKAKEEDETACSGCELELIGQAFKCIKSDCDYFLHKSCFDLPSETHHKSHQDHPLTLLHSPPDERSVYTCDACDQYGSGFTYHCSNCNYNLHVGCTFIPETIDREDHEHPLTLLYCTPCKGHEDTIFTCSVCEETISEDLWMYYCKECDYGTHVHSCATYEDQESDEEEEEEDQDEDEEGEASSPASRIKSLMKARDEMAAMQLEARIDNDARNAALDLWDDPKRRYYW, encoded by the coding sequence atggcTTCAAGAAAACCAAAGGCCAAACCGGCTAATCGCCAATCTGTGAGGCACCCTAGCCACAACCATCCGTTGCGTGTCTTTAAAGCCAAAGAAGAGGATGAGACCGCATGCTCTGGCTGCGAGCTCGAGCTGATCGGGCAAGCTTTCAAGTGTATAAAGTCAGACTGCGATTACTTCTTACACAAGTCATGTTTCGACCTTCCTAGTGAGACTCATCACAAGTCCCACCAGGACCACCCTCTGACCTTGCTCCATTCCCCACCAGATGAACGGTCCGTCTACACATGTGACGCGTGTGACCAATACGGATCTGGATTCACTTACCATTGCTCAAACTGCAACTACAATCTTCATGTGGGATGTACCTTCATCCCTGAGACCATAGATCGTGAAGACCATGAACATCCACTCACTCTACTGTATTGCACACCATGTAAAGGTCATGAAGACACGATCTTCACTTGCAGTGTTTGTGAAGAAACTATTTCAGAAGATCTATGGATGTATTACTGCAAGGAATGTGACTATGGAACACATGTACATTCATGTGCCACATACGAAGATCAAGAAtctgatgaagaggaagaagaagaagatcaagacgaagacgaagaaggagaagcgAGTTCTCCAGCTTCTAGGATAAAGTCGTTGATGAAGGCGCGAGACGAGATGGCAGCTATGCAGCTAGAGGCACGTATTGACAATGATGCAAGGAATGCTGCGCTTGATCTTTGGGATGACCCAAAACGCAGGTATTATTGGTGA
- the LOC104760603 gene encoding actin-related protein 9-like isoform X1: protein MATRKSKSQLSLQDYLKSVVPTQILSERGSNLVVINPGSAYVRIGLAMDGKPFNVPNCIARYHTGKPNVVDQMLNTQVTTNQHVDRERAYNTAASLLKIPYLDESSSGSASRKFMQMGRIDGYNKPSTTKKDTVFTWTDVYEDEQISPVASETSADKGAASATKAAPDVTDTKDASESKRKYKKTIFGEEAMKIWPNEPYCIRHPIRRGHFNVSPHYSAQQVCEDLTAILDWVLLEKLHISNSERFSFHAVLVVPETFDSREIKEMLTIVLGGLRFNSAVVHQEGLSAVFGNGLSTACIVNIGAQTSTVVCIEDGVSLPNTEKILPFGGEDICRCLLWIQRHYQKWPQIRTDVLAKPIDMLMLNQLKESYCDIREGEVEAAATVHSYEDGMPAMPHKTTLTSLNVPPMGLFYPNLLVPEVFPQPPREWFQDYENMLEDTWNMDFGGGGNMGLPMWDSFAVSPSKPKKEEKIGLAEAITSSILSAGRIDLRRKLFSSIQLIGGVGSTKGLVPAVEERVLRTIPPTEAINTVVVLPSRTDPAFVTWKGGAILGILDFGREAWIERQEWMENGIHKGSTKKYKDSFYIEGQAMYFINP from the exons ATGGCAACccgaaaatcaaaatctcaactCTCGTTGCAGGATTACTTGAAATCTGTTGTCCCGACTCAGATTTTATCCGAACGAGGATCAAATCTCGTTGTCATCAACCCAG GCTCTGCGTATGTAAGAATTGGATTAGCTATGGATGGGAAGCCTTTCAATGTCCCTAATTGTATTGCTAGATACCACACAGGGAAACCAAATGTTGTTGATCag ATGCTTAACACTCAGGTTACTACGAATCAACATGTTGACCGTGAGAGAGCTTACAATACT GCGGCATCGCTGTTGAAGATACCGTATCTGGATGAAAGTTCTTCTGGCTCTGCATCACGCAAG TTTATGCAGATGGGAAGGATCGATGGGTACAATAAACCGAGCACTACAAAGAAAGATACAGTCTTTACTTGGACTGATGTGTATGAGGACGAGCAGATTTCTCCTGTCGCATCAG AAACTTCTGCTGATAAAGGTGCGGCCAGCGCAACTAAAGCTGCTCCTGATGTTACTGATACTAAAGATGCTAGTGAGAGTAAGCGTAAGTACAAGAAGACGATTTTTGGTGAAGAAGCTATGAAAATATGGCCAAACGAGCCATATTGCATACGCCATCCTATTCGGAGAGGTCACTTCAATGTTTCGCCACATTATTCAGCACAACAG gTTTGCGAGGACTTAACCGCTATCTTGGACTGGGTTCTATTAGAAAAACTACATATTTCTAACAGTGAGAGATTCTCTTTTCATGCTGTTCTTGTTGTCCCGGAAACATTTGACAGCCGCG AAATTAAGGAAATGTTAACTATTGTGTTGGGAGGGCTACGCTTTAACTCAGCAGTTGTCCACCAAGAAGGTCTATCCGCTGTTTTTGGGAATGGTTTGTCAACAGCTTGTATTGTGAATATTGGAGCCCAGACTAGTACAGTTGTTTGTATCGAG GATGGAGTCTCATTGCCAAATACTGAAAAGATTTTACCTTTTGGAGGAGAG gATATATGTAGATGCCTTCTATGGATTCAGCGGCATTACCAAAAGTGGCCACAAATACGAACAGATGTTTTGGCAAAGCCAATCGATATGCTGATGCTTAATCAACTTAAGGAGTCATATTGTGATATTAGA GAAGGAGAAGTGGAAGCTGCTGCAACAGTTCATTCTTATGAGGACGGCATGCCAGCTATGCCTCACAAAACAACTCTCACCTCACttaat GTTCCGCCAATGGGTCTGTTTTATCCTAACCTTTTGGTCCCTGAAGTGTTTCCTCAGCCACCACGTGAATG GTTCCAAGACTACGAGAATATGTTGGAGGACACGTGGAACATGGACTTTGGAGGTGGTGGTAATATGGGATTACCAATGTGGGATAGTTTTGCAGTTTCCCCTTcgaaaccaaagaaagaagagaagattggTCTCGCTGAAGCCATTACAAGCAGCATCCTCTCTGCTG GACGCATAGACCTTAGGCGAAAGCTTTTCTCCAGCATTCAATTG ATTGGTGGTGTTGGTTCGACTAAAGGTCTTGTACCAGCTGTGGAAGAAAG AGTTCTTCGCACAATACCTCCAACTGAAGCTATCAACACTGTGGTGGTTCTGCCGTCAAGAACGGACCCAGCTTTCGTAACTTGGAAAGGCGGAGCG ATATTGGGAATTCTGGACTTTGGAAGAGAAGCTTGGATTGAGAGACAGGAATGGATGGAAAATGGGATTCATAAAGGCAGTACAAAGAAGTACAAAGACTCTTTTTACATTGAAGGTCAAGCAATGTACTTCATCAACCCCTAG
- the LOC104760600 gene encoding zinc finger protein JAGGED-like translates to MECERSSSSTSSETRAVRHRHMASSSVSNVTRRMYECSFCKRGFTNAQALGGHMNIHRRDRLNKAKVTNDADLALSQTHRCFNVASDRGGYEHVDSVVMRTTTSNYMQHLRIGSMAARREHVVVEGDEIDLELRLGL, encoded by the coding sequence atggaGTGTGAGAGATCATCGTCGTCTACGTCATCAGAAACCAGAGCCGTTCGGCACCGTCACATGGCGTCGTCGTCGGTCTCCAACGTGACGAGACGAATGTACGAGTGCAGTTTCTGCAAAAGAGGTTTCACGAACGCACAAGCTTTAGGTGGTCACATGAACATCCATCGACGTGACCGTCTCAACAAGGCCAAGGTGACAAACGATGCTGACCTGGCACTCTCACAAACTCATAGATGTTTCAACGTGGCGTCTGATCGCGGTGGCTACGAGCATGTAGATTCCGTCGTGATGAGGACGACCACCTCGAACTACATGCAACACTTACGAATCGGCTCGATGGCTGCAAGGAGAGAACACGTCGTCGTTGAAGGAGATGAAATCGATTTGGAGCTGCGTCTTGGCTTATGA
- the LOC104760603 gene encoding actin-related protein 9-like isoform X3, whose protein sequence is MDYLKSVVPTQILSERGSNLVVINPGSAYVRIGLAMDGKPFNVPNCIARYHTGKPNVVDQMLNTQVTTNQHVDRERAYNTAASLLKIPYLDESSSGSASRKFMQMGRIDGYNKPSTTKKDTVFTWTDVYEDEQISPVASETSADKGAASATKAAPDVTDTKDASESKRKYKKTIFGEEAMKIWPNEPYCIRHPIRRGHFNVSPHYSAQQVCEDLTAILDWVLLEKLHISNSERFSFHAVLVVPETFDSREIKEMLTIVLGGLRFNSAVVHQEGLSAVFGNGLSTACIVNIGAQTSTVVCIEDGVSLPNTEKILPFGGEDICRCLLWIQRHYQKWPQIRTDVLAKPIDMLMLNQLKESYCDIREGEVEAAATVHSYEDGMPAMPHKTTLTSLNVPPMGLFYPNLLVPEVFPQPPREWFQDYENMLEDTWNMDFGGGGNMGLPMWDSFAVSPSKPKKEEKIGLAEAITSSILSAGRIDLRRKLFSSIQLIGGVGSTKGLVPAVEERVLRTIPPTEAINTVVVLPSRTDPAFVTWKGGAILGILDFGREAWIERQEWMENGIHKGSTKKYKDSFYIEGQAMYFINP, encoded by the exons atg GATTACTTGAAATCTGTTGTCCCGACTCAGATTTTATCCGAACGAGGATCAAATCTCGTTGTCATCAACCCAG GCTCTGCGTATGTAAGAATTGGATTAGCTATGGATGGGAAGCCTTTCAATGTCCCTAATTGTATTGCTAGATACCACACAGGGAAACCAAATGTTGTTGATCag ATGCTTAACACTCAGGTTACTACGAATCAACATGTTGACCGTGAGAGAGCTTACAATACT GCGGCATCGCTGTTGAAGATACCGTATCTGGATGAAAGTTCTTCTGGCTCTGCATCACGCAAG TTTATGCAGATGGGAAGGATCGATGGGTACAATAAACCGAGCACTACAAAGAAAGATACAGTCTTTACTTGGACTGATGTGTATGAGGACGAGCAGATTTCTCCTGTCGCATCAG AAACTTCTGCTGATAAAGGTGCGGCCAGCGCAACTAAAGCTGCTCCTGATGTTACTGATACTAAAGATGCTAGTGAGAGTAAGCGTAAGTACAAGAAGACGATTTTTGGTGAAGAAGCTATGAAAATATGGCCAAACGAGCCATATTGCATACGCCATCCTATTCGGAGAGGTCACTTCAATGTTTCGCCACATTATTCAGCACAACAG gTTTGCGAGGACTTAACCGCTATCTTGGACTGGGTTCTATTAGAAAAACTACATATTTCTAACAGTGAGAGATTCTCTTTTCATGCTGTTCTTGTTGTCCCGGAAACATTTGACAGCCGCG AAATTAAGGAAATGTTAACTATTGTGTTGGGAGGGCTACGCTTTAACTCAGCAGTTGTCCACCAAGAAGGTCTATCCGCTGTTTTTGGGAATGGTTTGTCAACAGCTTGTATTGTGAATATTGGAGCCCAGACTAGTACAGTTGTTTGTATCGAG GATGGAGTCTCATTGCCAAATACTGAAAAGATTTTACCTTTTGGAGGAGAG gATATATGTAGATGCCTTCTATGGATTCAGCGGCATTACCAAAAGTGGCCACAAATACGAACAGATGTTTTGGCAAAGCCAATCGATATGCTGATGCTTAATCAACTTAAGGAGTCATATTGTGATATTAGA GAAGGAGAAGTGGAAGCTGCTGCAACAGTTCATTCTTATGAGGACGGCATGCCAGCTATGCCTCACAAAACAACTCTCACCTCACttaat GTTCCGCCAATGGGTCTGTTTTATCCTAACCTTTTGGTCCCTGAAGTGTTTCCTCAGCCACCACGTGAATG GTTCCAAGACTACGAGAATATGTTGGAGGACACGTGGAACATGGACTTTGGAGGTGGTGGTAATATGGGATTACCAATGTGGGATAGTTTTGCAGTTTCCCCTTcgaaaccaaagaaagaagagaagattggTCTCGCTGAAGCCATTACAAGCAGCATCCTCTCTGCTG GACGCATAGACCTTAGGCGAAAGCTTTTCTCCAGCATTCAATTG ATTGGTGGTGTTGGTTCGACTAAAGGTCTTGTACCAGCTGTGGAAGAAAG AGTTCTTCGCACAATACCTCCAACTGAAGCTATCAACACTGTGGTGGTTCTGCCGTCAAGAACGGACCCAGCTTTCGTAACTTGGAAAGGCGGAGCG ATATTGGGAATTCTGGACTTTGGAAGAGAAGCTTGGATTGAGAGACAGGAATGGATGGAAAATGGGATTCATAAAGGCAGTACAAAGAAGTACAAAGACTCTTTTTACATTGAAGGTCAAGCAATGTACTTCATCAACCCCTAG